From Erwinia sp. HDF1-3R, one genomic window encodes:
- the emrD gene encoding multidrug efflux MFS transporter EmrD, whose product MKKIENRQLLIMLIALVAVGQMAQTIYVPAMVNIAEAFNVRDGAVQRVMAGYLMTYGGSQLLYGPLSDKIGRRPVILAGLCIFIMGTLVALTAANLTMLIAGSAIQGMGTGVAGVMARTMPRDLYAGSALRYANSLLNMGILVSPLVAPVIGAVLTHWLGWHACFAFLLLLCIAVGFAMLRWLPETRPLPVETRRLFSRYRPLLADGTFIRYLIMLMGALGGIAVFEASCGVLMGGVLGLNTLMVSLLFIVPLPAAFFGAWFAGRDNRPFTQLMWWAVNSCLLAGAMMWIPAWFGIMTIWTLVVPAALFFFGAGMLFPLATTGAMEPWPYMAGTAGALLGGLQNLGSGLTAWLSALLPQNGQFSLGMLMFAMALLILLCWLPLSRRPEGQAVAQ is encoded by the coding sequence ATGAAAAAAATTGAAAACAGACAGCTGCTGATCATGCTGATTGCGCTGGTTGCCGTCGGTCAGATGGCACAAACAATTTATGTCCCCGCGATGGTCAACATTGCGGAGGCGTTTAATGTGCGTGACGGCGCGGTGCAGCGCGTCATGGCGGGCTATCTGATGACCTATGGCGGATCGCAGCTACTGTACGGGCCGCTTTCTGACAAAATTGGTCGCCGTCCGGTGATTCTGGCAGGTCTGTGCATCTTTATTATGGGCACGCTGGTGGCGCTGACGGCAGCAAACCTGACAATGCTGATAGCAGGCAGCGCCATTCAGGGAATGGGGACCGGCGTGGCGGGCGTGATGGCCAGAACGATGCCGCGCGATCTCTACGCCGGCAGTGCGCTACGTTATGCTAACAGCCTGCTGAATATGGGCATTCTGGTCAGTCCGCTGGTCGCGCCCGTGATTGGAGCAGTACTGACTCACTGGCTGGGCTGGCATGCCTGTTTTGCGTTTCTGCTGCTGCTTTGTATCGCTGTGGGCTTCGCGATGCTGCGCTGGCTACCGGAAACGCGCCCGCTGCCGGTTGAAACGCGCAGGCTCTTTTCACGCTATCGTCCCTTGCTGGCTGACGGCACCTTTATCCGCTATCTGATCATGCTTATGGGCGCGCTGGGTGGGATAGCCGTGTTCGAGGCCAGCTGTGGCGTACTGATGGGCGGGGTGCTAGGGCTGAATACGCTGATGGTCAGCCTGCTGTTCATTGTGCCTTTGCCCGCGGCATTTTTTGGCGCATGGTTTGCAGGCCGTGACAACCGCCCCTTTACCCAGCTGATGTGGTGGGCGGTTAACAGCTGTCTGCTTGCCGGTGCGATGATGTGGATCCCCGCCTGGTTCGGCATTATGACTATCTGGACGCTGGTGGTGCCCGCCGCGCTGTTTTTCTTTGGTGCGGGTATGCTCTTTCCGCTGGCGACAACCGGAGCCATGGAGCCCTGGCCCTATATGGCCGGGACGGCAGGTGCGCTACTGGGAGGATTACAGAATCTGGGGTCGGGACTGACCGCGTGGCTGTCAGCCCTGCTGCCGCAGAACGGCCAGTTTAGCCTGGGCATGCTGATGTTCGCCATGGCGCTGCTGATCCTGCTGTGCTGGCTCCCGCTCTCCAGGAGGCCAGAAGGTCAGGCCGTAGCGCAATGA